TTTGGTCGTACGGCTCGGCCTACGGCGGCAACGCCATCCTCGCGAAGAAGGCTTTTGCCCTGCGCATTGCCTCGGTGATGGCCCGCGACGAGGGCTGGCTCGCGGAGCACATGCTGCTCATCAAGGTGACGTCGCCCGCGGGGAAGAAATACCACATGGCTGCGGCGTTCCCGAGTGCGTGCGGCAAGACGAACCTCGCGATGCTCACCCCGACCACTCCGGGCTGGACGGTAGAGACGATCGGCGACGACATCGCCTGGCTGCACATCGGGAAGGACGGTCGCCTGCGCGCCATCAACCCCGAGGCCGGCTTCTTCGGCGTCGCCCCCGGCACCGGAATCTCCACCAACCGCACAGCCGTCGACACCCTCTGGGGCAACACGATCTTCACGAACGTGGCGCTTCGCGAGGACGGCGACGTCTGGTGGGAGGGACTGACGGACACGCCCCCGGCGCGTCTCATCGACTGGCGCGGAGAAGAGTGGACGCCCGATTCTGGTCGCCCTGCCGCGCATCCGAACTCTCGTTTCACCGTGGCCGCTCACCAGGCGCCGTCCATCGCGGACACCTGGGACGACCCGGAGGGCGTCGTCATCGACGCCATCATCTTCGGCGGCCGCCGACGTGCTCTCGCACCCTTGGTGGTAGAGGCGCGCGACTGGGATCACGGTGTCTTCATGGGCGCCACGATCTCGTCAGAGCAGACGGCGGCCGCCGAGGGCACAGTCGGGCAGCTGCGCCGCGACCCGTTCGCGATGCTGCCGTTTGCCGGTTACAACATGGCCGACTACTTCGCCCACTGGCTCGACTTCGGTAAGCGCCTGCGCCGCTCGGCCCGGGTGCCGCGCGTGTTCCAGGTGAACTGGTTCCGCAAGAGCCCCGAAGGAAAGTTCCTGTGGCCCGGATTCGGCGAGAACGGCCGCGTCATCGAGTGGATGGTCGCCCGCCTCGAGAGTGAGGCGTGCATCGACGAGACCCCGCTCGGCGGCATCCCCCGTCAGGGCGAGCTCAACGTTGCGGGGCTCGACCTTCCCGAAGAGGACCTCACTGAGCTGTTCCGGATGGACACCGACGAGCTTGAGGCCGAGGCCGACGACGTGGAGCACTTCTTCCAGACTTTCGGCGACAAGTTGCCCGCCGAGCTGCGACACCAACTGAGCCACCTGCGCTCGCGGGTGCGTGCCCAGCGCGAGGCGGAGGCGGGCACCGCGTAGCCGGCACACACAGCACACGGGGGCGGCCCGTCGCGAAGTTCGCGGCGGGCCGCCCCCAACGTTTCGCATCGCCCGTTCGTCTGACACGGTGAGAGCAACACTCACGCGACACGCACGGTGGAGGGAGGCGAGTGGCGCGCACGGCGGGCTGGGAGGCCGTTCTCACCGAGCTCGTTGCCCTGCGGGGCGACGCGCTCACGCGGTATGCCGTCATGCTGTGCGGCAACCGCGACGACGCGGCCGACCTCGTGCAGACCGCGCTGGAGAAGACCTTCGGCCGGCTACGCAATGGCTTCGACGTCGAGACGGCGGAAAGCTACGTGCGCAAAGCGATCGCGAGCGCGTACGTCGATGCGGGACGCAAGGCGACCCGTTTTCGACAGCGGGCGCACCTGCTCGTCACCGACGACGCGGTTCCCGCGGCCGGCGGCGCGAGCGACGAGCGGCTCGACATGCGCGGTCACCTCGACCGGCTGAGCCCTCGCGAACGCGCCTGCGTCGTGCATCGCTACTACGGCGATCTCATGGTGGACGACATCGCCCGCACCCTCGGCATCAGCTCGGGAGCCGTCAAGCGCTACTTGAGCGACGGCCTCGCGAAGCTCGCTGCTGCTCTCGACGACGCTCGAAGGGAGCTGCCCCATGTCTGACCACGAACGAATCGAACGGATGCTGCGCGCCGACGCGCAGGACGCCTCCGGCCCCGGAATCCCGCTCGATGCGGCCGCGATCGCGCGCGGCGCGCGTCGCCGCCGACTGCCCGCCCAGCTGGGGCTGGGCGCGGCCGCGGTCGCGTTCGTCGCCGGGTTCGGCGGCGTCGCGATCGCCGGGATGCCCGGCCTCCTTGGCGGCGCAGGCGAGTTCTCGGCGAGCGAGAGTGTCCGCGACGACGACACCTCCGGCGGCGCGGCAGAGCCGTTTGCCAGCCCCGACGGCGGAGACGAGGTGGACGGGGACCTCGGCGGGGCCGACGGCGAGACCGTGTGGGACGTGGTCCGCTGCGGCGAGCCACTCCCCCCGGTGGGACACTCCGGCGACGATCGGCTCCGTCTCGAGCTCGCTCCGCTCGACGGGAGTTCAGCCAGAGACGGCGAACTGACCGTCACCGGCACCCTCACCAACGTCTCCTCCGAACGCCTCGAGCTTCTGACCGCCACGCACCTCGTCGTTGGGCTCGCCCGCGACGGCGAGGTGATCTGGTCGACGGTCGGGATGGAGGCCGCCGCGCTCGTGCCGACGCTCGACCCCGGCGAGTCGCTCGAGTACACGGGGGCGCTCGAACTCGTCGACTGCGGTGGCACCGACCCGGAGGCGAGCATCCGCGGTGGATCCCCGCTCCCAGGCCCGGGCGCGTACGAGGTTGTGGCCGCGCTCGACGTGCGGCAGACCGACGACGGCGAGCCGATCAGCGATCCGGTCGTCGTGATCTCGCCGCGAGCATCCCTGGTTCTTCCCTAGAGACGGGCGAATCCTCGACGCGCGGGCGCGCGCGGTGGAAGAATCGCTTCCGCCGCCCGCGCGACGACGGTGCGCGCGCCAGGACCCTCACGAAAGGCCCCCCATGACGAAGCAGTCCATCTTCGGTCGCATCGCGCAGCTCGCGAAGGCGAACATCAACGCCCTGATCGACCAGGCCGAAGACCCGCAAAAGATGCTCGACCAGATGGTGCGGGACTACACCGCGAGCATCCAGGAGGCGGAGGCGGCGATCGCGCAGACGATCGGCAACCTGCGACTGCTCGAGCAGGATTACGCCGAAGACGTCGCGACGGCGCAGGACTGGGGCCGTAAGGCGGTCGCGGCGAGCGCGAAGGCCGACGAGTTCCGCGCTGCGGGCAACGCGGCCGACGCCGACAAGTTCGACAATCTCGCGAAGGTTGCGCTCGGCAAGCAGCTGGCGAGCGAGAATCAGGCCCGCGCCGCCCAGCCGACGATCCAGTCGCAGACGGCCGTCGTCGAGCAGCTGAAGAGCGGCCTCGAGGGCATGAAGATGAAGCTCGAGCAGTTGCGCGGCAAGCGCGACGAGCTCGTGGCGCGCGCAAAAATCGCCGAAGCGCAGTCGCGGGTCATGGACGCCGTGCAGTCGATCGACATCATGGACCCGACGAGCGAGCTGGGCCGTTTCGAAGAGAAAATCCGCCGCGAGGAGGCGCGAGTGCTCGGCCGCCAGGAGCTCGCCGCATCGACGCTCGATGCGCAGTTCGAGGCGCTCGAGGACGTCAGCACCCAGACCGAGATCGAGGCGCGCCTCGCCGCACTGAAGGCGGGCGGCGGACCCGCGCAGCTCACCGACGGTCAGTGACGCTGGGCGGAGCGACGGCAGGCGTGCCGGGCGCTCGACCGCTGCGGCTCCCCGGCGTTGACGCCGCGCGCGGGCTCGCCATCGTCGGAATGATCGCGGCGCACGTCATTCCGCGCACGACGGACGCCGAACTGGTGGTCGACGGTCGGCCGTCGATCCTGTTCGCCGTGCTGGCCGGCCTCTCTCTCGGCCTGCTCGCCCCCACCCGCGCGGCCGAGCACCCCGAGAGAACCGGGGTGATCCGGGGACGCGCGCGGGCGTCGCTCGGTGTTCGCGCGCTGCTGCTCATGCTGCTTGGCCTCTGGCTCTGGACACTGCCGACGAACATCGCCATCATCCTGGACGCCTACGGGCTGATGTTCCTGCTGATGGTGCCGCTGTTGTTCGCGAACCGCTTGGTGCTGGCGATCGTGGCCGCGGCGCTGCTGGCGATCGGCCCGCTGCTCGTGAGCCTGACCGACTCGCTGCCGCCGTACGTGCTCTACTCGGCGACGAGCCCGGTCGACCGCGCGCTCGACCTCGCACAGAACCCCGCGTCGGTGCTGGCCGACGCCTTCCTCACCGGCTACTACCCCGCCCTGCTGTGGGTTCCGCTGCTCTGCGCCGGTCTCATCGCCCAGCGCAGCGACCTGTCGTCGACCCTGACCCGACTCGTCATGGTGACCGCGGGGCTCACCGCCGCCCTCGCCGGCTACGGCGCCGGCCTGCTCATCCCCGGGGTCAGCGCCGAGGCACACTCCGTGACCCCCGCAGAACTGGTCGGCTCGGGCGGACTCGCCGTCGCGATCATCGGCGCGGCCCTGCTCTTGCTCGACACCGGCGGCCGCGGCGCCGCGCTCTCGCGGGTGGCGCTCGCTCCGCTCACGGCGATCGGGCGCATGCCGCTGACGATCTACACCCTGCACGTGCTCGTCATCGCGCTCGTTGTGGGCGTGGCCGGCATCGGCCCCGCCGGCGCGTACGAGAGCCCGGCCGGCTGGTGGATGCTCGGCGCCCTCCTCGTCGGAAGCGCCGCTCTCGCGCTTATCGCCGAGCGGCTCGGACGGCGCGGCCCGCTCGAATACGCGCTCGCGCAGGTCGGGATGCTCGTGGCCGGCTCCGCCGCTCGGCGCACCTCAGTGCCAGACTGAGCGGATGATGCGTCGCTTCACGGTCGTTCCGCAGTGGCAGGGGTCGGGTGCCGCGCGCGCCATGCGCCTTCAGCAGGGTGCGGAGGCGATCGCGGCTGACCTGCCGGGTCGCGCGACCGACATCGTGGAGGTACCGCTCGAAGCCGGAGATGCGGAAGGGACGGGCATCCACCGTTTCAGTTCGATTCGGCTCACCCGTGAACGCACCGAGAAGTCCCTCGCGGGGCTCGAAGACGGCGAGGTTGCCGTCGTGATCGGCGGCGACTGCGGCGTCGAATTCGCCGGGGTGGAGCGGGCAGCACGACGCGGCCGGCTCGTGTTGCTGTGGGCTGACGCGCACGCCGACCTCAACACTCCCGAGACGAGCCCGAGCGGCGCCTACCACGGCATGGTGCTGCGCGACATGATCGATTCGGGCCTCGTTGCTCCCGCGGACGTCGTCATGCTCGGTGTGCGCGCGCTCGATGACGCGGAGGCGGACGCCGCCGAGAGGCTCGGCATTGACACCGTGACGGCCGAGATGGTCGGCGCCGCCATCGCCGCGCGCGCAAGCGACGCGGCCGTGCTGTACGTGCACATCGACCTTGACGTGCTCGATCCGTCGATCATGGCGAGTGTGGGCTTTGCCGAGCCGTTCGGGTTGAGCCTCGACGAGCTGCTCGGCGCGGTGCGTGACGCTCGCGCGGCCCTTCCGCTCGGCGGAGCCGGCGTCACCGAGTACGCGCCCGCGGCCGACGCCGACCCCGAGCTGCTCGCCGACGAGTCCGCGACGATCCTGCGCGTCATCGCCGCGCTCAGCGCCGACTGACAATGAATGCGCGTTCGGACATCGTGCCCGCTGAGCGAATGCCACAGGAATCGGCGTCCGGCGCATCCCGATCACTAGCCTGCTGCCATGTCTGAACCCCGCGTCACCGTCGACCGCGACGGCCACCTGCTGCTCATCGGCCTGAACCGCCCCGAGAAGATGAACGCCGCCGACCATCGGCTGCTCAGCGAGCTCGCCCTCGCGTACGGCGAACTCGACCGCGACCCCGAGCTGCGCGTGGGCGTCGTCTACGCCCACGGGGAGCACTTCACCTCAGGGCTCGACCTCGCCGACATCGCCCCGCGCATCGGAGCGAGCGGCCTCGACATGGTTCCCGAAGGCGGTATTCACCCGTGGGGCATGGACGGCACTCGGGTCTCGAAGCCCGTCATGCTCGCCGTGCAGGGCACCTGCCTGACCCTCGGCATCGAGTTGGCGCTCGCGAGCGACATCGTCGTCGCCGCCTCCGACACCGTGTTCGCGCAGCTGGAAGTGGCCCGCGCGATCCTGCCGTTCGGCGGCGCGACGACCCGCTTCGCCGCCCAGGTCGGCTGGGGCAACGCCATGCGCTGGATGCTCACGGGCGACCGCTTCGACGCGCACGAGGCGCACCGCATCGGCATCGTGCAGGAGGTCGTCGAACCGGGCACGCAACTCGAGCGCGCCACCGCGATCGCGCGGACCATCGCCGCTCAGGCCCCGCTCGCCGTGCAAGCGACCCTCGCCAACGCCCGCCTCGCCGTCGCGGAGGGCGAGGCCGCCGCCGCGACCCGCCTGCCTGGCGAACTCGTCCGCCTCATGCAGACAGAAGACGCCCGCATCGGCGTGGAAGCCTTCATGACCCGGTCCACGCCCCAGTTCGTCGGGCGCTGACTCTGAGCGCCATGTGACCGCCCGCCGAACGGAGACCCCATGAGCAGCGACGACCAGTACGACGTCATCGTGATCGGCGCCGGCGCCGTGGGCGAGAATCTCGCCGATCGTACCGTGCAGGGAGGCCTGCGCACGCTGCTCGTCGAGCACGAGCTGGTCGGCGGCGAGTGCTCGTACTGGGCGTGCATGCCGTCGAAGGCGCTCCTGCGCTCGGCCGCCGCGCTCGACGCCGCCCGCGCGGTCGATGGCGCGACGCAGGCCATCACCGGTGACCGCGTCGACGTCGCCGCGGTACTCGCCCGCCGCGACTCCTTCGCCGCACACTGGGACGACAGCGGCCAGGTGCGCTGGGTCGAGCAGGCCGGCATCGACCTCGCGCGCGGGCACGCCCGGCTCGACGGCGCGCGCACGGTCGTGATTACCGACGCCGAGGGCGCGACGCGGCGGGTGACCGCCCGGCACGCCGTTGCGGTGTGCACGGGAAGCGGGGCGAGCATCCCGCCGATCGAGGGCCTCGTCGAGGCGGAGCCGTGGGCGAGCCGCGAGGTGACGAGCGCGAAAGAGGTGCCCGGCTCGCTCGCCATCATCGGCGGCGGCGTCGTGGCCGTCGAAATGGCCACCGCCTACACCGCTCTCGGATGCTCGGTGACGGTCATCGCGCGCGGTCGCCTCCTCGCTTCGCTCGAAGACTTTGCCGGCGATGCGGTCGCTCAGCGCCTGCAAGAGTCAGGCGCGCGGGTGCTGACGCACACAGGGACCACCCGGGTCGAGCGCGACGCTACGGGACGCGTCCGCATGTCGCTCGCAGGCGGCGACACCATCGAGGCCGACGAGGTGGTGGTCGCCACCGGCCGGACGCCGCGCACCGCAGACGTCGGGGTCGACACTCTCGGGCTCGACCACCTCACCCCCGGCGACGCGCTCCCCGTCGACGACACGATGCTCGTGACCGGCACCGACTGGCTGTACGCGGCCGGTGACGCCACCATGCGGGCGCCGCTGACCCACCAGGGCAAGTACCAGGCTCGCGCGGCCGGTGACGCGATTTCCGCCCGCGCGGCGGGGCGGCCCATCGACGACGCTCCCTGGGGAACGCACGTGGCGACCTCCGACCATCGTGCCGTGCCGCAGGTGTGCTTCTCGAGCCCCGAAGTGGCAAGCGTCGGACTGACGGCAGACCAGGCCGCCGAAGCGGGCATCCCCACCCGCGTCGTCGACTACGCGCTCGGACGCGTCGCCGGCGTCTCGGTGCACCGCGACGGTGCGGAGGGTCAGGCCCGGCTCGTGGTCGACGCCGAGCGCGATGTCATCGTCGGCTTCACGGTCGTCGGCGACGAGGTCGCCGAACTGTTGCACGCCGCCACCGTCACGATCGTCGGCGAAGTGCCGATTGCGCGGCTGTGGCATGCCGTGCCCGCGTATCCGACGGCCAGCGAAGTCTGGCTGCGCCTCCTCGAGGCGCTCGGCAGACCCTCCTGACCACCCCCTGTCGAAATCCGGCAAGCGGGAGTAGACAATTCCTGCCAGTATGGGGCGCATGGACGTGGTCTAGATGAGCCGTACCGCCGTCATCACGGGGGCAAGCGCCGGCATCGGCGCTGAGGCGGCGCGCGAACTCGTCCGACGCGGCTGGCAGGTCGCGGTCGCCGGCCGTCACCCTGAACGCACCGCCCATGTCGCGGCCGAGATCGGCGCCGTCCCGTTCGTCGCCGACTTTGATCGCCTCGACGATGTGCGCGCCCTCGCCGACGCACTCCAGGGTCGCTTCGGACGCATCGACGTGCTCGTCAACAACGCGGGCGGTCTCGTGCCGCAGCGCGCGCTCACCGTCGACGGTCACGAGACAACGCTCCAGCGCAACCTGCTCGCAAGCGCCCTCCTCACCACCCTCCTCCTTCCGCGCCTCACCGAGAGCCGGGCCCGCATCGTGCACACCTCGAGCGTCATGAATCGCCTCGGTGGCCTGCGCATCGACGACCTCGACTTCGACCGCCGCCCCTACAAGGGTGGGTGGAAGCCCTACGCCGCCGCAAAACTCGGCGTCATTCTGTACGCGCGGGCGCTGGCCGCGCGCACGGGACTCGAGAACGTCGCCGTGCATCCCGGATACGTGCGCAGCGGGTTCGGTGCCCGGTCGTCAAGCGCGCGATTCGTGCAATCGCTGACCGCGCCCCTGCAGATCAGCGTCGAGGCCGGTGCCGCGCCCCTCGTCCACCTGGTCGACACGCCCGAACTGGGCGTGCCCAACGGAACCTACTTCGACGGTCTGACACCCTGGGCAGCGACCCACCGCTCGGCCACCGACACGCGGCTCGGCGACGAGTTGTTCGCGGCGGTCGAAGATCGGTTCGGTAGCAGAATCCCCACCGGAGACACCGCATGACCCAGCCCGCGCGCCCCCGTGCCCGCGTTCGCCTTGACACATCGATTCGCGCCGCGGCGCTGACCGTCGCGGCTCTTCTCGCGCTGGCCGGATGCGCGGGGCCCGATCCGAATACCCTTCCGTCATCGCCGGACGCGCCCGCCTCGGCCTCGCCGACCCCCGACGCCGATGCCGGCATCGACCCGGGCGACGGCGACACGGACGACGTCGTCGCCTTGCCGGGCTGCGACGAGATCTACTCCCCCGAGCTCACCGCAGAACTCACCGACGAGGGGCGTGAGTCACTCGGCGACACGGCCGCGGCGGGTGCCGGTGGCTGGGGCAGCGGCGACGCCGTGATCGTCGCCCTCCTCCAGGGCGCGATGGAGCGAGTCAGCTGCAGCTGGATCCTGCCGTTCAGCGAGAGCGGGTCGACGACCACGATCATCCGCATCGACGACGCAACGGCCGACTTCGTTGCCGAGCACCTGACCGACACGGCGGGGTTCACCGGGTCCTCGGCACTCGGCGGGCAGCTCTACACGCTCGTGGTCGACGGCGACTTCCCGTACAGCGAGGCGCACCTCATCGTTGACGGCCTCCTCGTCGCGACGGAGGCCTTCGGCGGCGATGCCGAACCGCTCACCCTCGACGCGGGCACGCAGCTCAGCGCGCCGTAGCGGCAGCTCGCCCCGGCGCTCAGTCGAGCACGGGGGTCGACGGAAGCCGTAGCCGCCGTTCCAGTTGCGCGGCCACCGCCAGCAGCGTTGCCTCACCGCCCGGCCGGCCGATGAGCTGCACGCCCATGGGCATGCCGGGTCGATCGCTGAGTTCGCCGTCCGATTCGCGGCTCAGCCCCATCGGGATCGTGATGGCGGGAAGCCCCGCGACGTTGATCATGCTCGTCCACGGGGTGTACTGCACCTGCTGCGCGAAGTTGCGCTCCGCATCCCCCGCGTCGTACCAGCCGAGCGGGCGCGGAGTCAGCGCGAGTGCCGGCGTCATCACGACATCGACGCTCGAAAACCGCGCGATCAGCCGCCGTTCGAAGCCCGAGAGCCACGACAGCGCCGCCGTGAGACGGGCGACCGGCAACTCGCGTCCTCGGGCGACCAGCCAGGCCGTGAGCGGTTCGAGCAGCGCGAGCTCGGCGTCGCTCTCGGCCGGGATTCCGGCGGCCGCTGCCATCCAGACGATCCGAAACGCGTCGGGGTAGCCGGCCCAGTCGTCGCTCGGCCCCAGGTCGATGTCGTCGACACCGTGGCCCATGGCGTCGAGGTGGCGGATGGCCCGGTCGAGGGCGTGGCGCGCTTCAGGCGCGATTGTCAGCTCATAGTCGAGCTGCCAGGGACTCTCGGTCAGCACGCCCACCTGGACACGCCCCTCGCCGCGGACCGCGTGGGCGAGGAACGGTCCCTCCGCCGCGGGGCCAGCGGCGCGCGTCGCGAATGGCCAGGGGCTGGCGCTGACGAGCGCGTCGAGCAACAGCGCCGCGTCGGCGACGGTACGGGCGAGAGGGCCCGCGACCACGAGTCCGGCGAGCGATGCGAGCCCGCTGCCCGCGGGCACCCTGCCCCGAGAGGGCTTGAGCCCCACGATGCCGCACGCCGCAGCGGGGATGCGGATGCTGCCTCCGCCGTCGGAGCCCGGAGCGAACGGCACGAGGCCGGCAGCAACCGCGGCGGCCGCCCCGCCGCTCGACCCACCAGCACCCCTGTCGAGGGCGTGCGGCGTGCGCGCGGGCGGCGCGACGCGCGACTCGGTGTACGACGGCAGCCCGAACTCGGGCGCCGCGCTCGCCCCGAGGCTGATCGCCCCGGCCTCATCGAGGTGCCGGGCGAGTTCGTCAGAGGCCTCGGGCACGTTGTCGGCGAACAGGCGCGAGCCGTAGGTGGTGCGCTGCCCGGCCCGTGCCGTCAGTTCTTTGTCGACGAGCGGCAATCCGAACAGCGGTGCGGCGGTGCTGACGGTCTCCGTGAGGCGTGCCGCGGCGTCGCGCGCCCGGTCGCCCTCGACCACGGTGAGCGCACCCACACGGGGGTTGAGTCTCTCGATGCGCGCCAGATAGTGCTCGACGAGGTCCCCGGGCGTGAGCTCGCCGGATCGAATGAGGGTCCACTGCTCGAGAGCGGTCAACTCGTGCAGGGCGGTCATCGTGTCAGCCTACGGCCGCGCACCCGTATCGATTCGACAACGAAGGGATGCTGGGGGCACTGCGCCGGGGAATCATGCCTCTTCCGTTCTTCTCCCGCTGATACATTCGCGCCATGGTGACCGCTTTCCGCCCTCGCCGCGCATCCCGCCTCGTCTCCGCCCTCGCTGCGGGTTTGCTCGCTGTCGGTCTGGGCGCGTGCGCCGACCAGCCCGTCGAGGCCCCCGACCCGATCGCCGAACCGACCACGACACCGGAGCCGGAGCCCACGACCGAGCCGGAACCCGAGCCCGAACCGGAGCCCGAACTCGTCTTCACGATGCCGAGCGACTGCACCGAGATCTTGCCGGCCGCGCGCGTGGCGTCGCTCGAGGTGCAGAACCTGCAGTTGCTCGGGGGGCCCGGCAGCATCTACGGCGACGAGTTCTTCTTCGACGAGACTCCCGAACAGCTCGTCGGGGGCATCAGCTGCGTCTGGGGTCAGGAGGGCGTCGATCTCTCGACCATCCTGCTGAGCGTTGCTCCGCTGAACGCCGCGACCCGCGCGCAGACGATCGACGACCTGATCGCGCAGGGGTATATCGCGTATGACCGCGACGACTCCTCACTCGCCTACGGCCTCATCGGCGACGCGGGAGGGCCGCCCGCGATCTACAACCTGATCACGAACGATGCATGGTTCTCGATGTTGAACTCGCTCGGCGGCCAGGCCGGCTTCGACGAGTCGATTCTGCTGACCGAAGAGCTGCGCGGGGTCGCCTACGGCGCCCTCGAATAGCGCGCAGGATGAGTCGGCGCCGCACGTCGGCGCCCGTGCATCAGCGCGCCCTGCCAGCTCGTCCTCATTTTGGTACATTTGTTCCAGAATTGAGGAGAGGATTCCATGGGCTACATCTATTTGGCCGGCGCGATCGTCGCTGAGGTCATCGCCACGAGCTTCCTGAAGCTCACGAGCGGCGAGCGGGTCGTCTGGTGGGCCTTCCCCATCGTGGTCGTCGGCTACATCGCGGCATTCACGATGCTGTCGGCGTCGCTCGGTCGCGGCGTGCCCCTCGGCACGGCCTACGGCATCTGGGCGGGTATGGGCGTCGCGCTCGTCGCCGGCGTCAGTTGGCTCGTCTTCGGCGAGACGCTCACCATCGGCCAGCTCATCGGCATCGCCCTGATCATCGCCGGCGTCGCCCTCGTCGAGCTCACGGGCGACCACGGTGCGACCGTGGCCAGCGGGCTCAGTGCGCCGGCGACCCTCCCGAAGGCATGAGCCCGAGCGCCCGCCGGGAAGACGGCCCCCGGCTAACCGCCAAGGGCCGCGCGCGCCGAGACGCCCTGCTGGACGCCGCTCTCACGGTCATCGAGCGGGACGGCCCGGCTGCGCTCACCCACCGAGCGGTGGCGGCCGAGGCGGGGCTGCCCACGTCGGCGGCCACGTACTACTTCGCGGACATCGACGACCTGCTCGTGTCAGTTCTTCGGCGGAGCATCGCGGACTATGACGCAACCGTCGGCCCGCTCGATGCGCTCGACGTCGACGCCGCGGCCGCGACGATCCGCCAGTATGCGATCGACGAGCGCTCGACCGCGGTGGCCCACTACGAACTGCTGCTGCTCGCCACCCGGCGACCCACACTCCGCACCGATGCCGAACACTGGTACACCCTGCTCGAGCGGGACCTGGCCACGGCACTGCCGGAGGACGCACCGGATCGCGCCACGCGCATCCGCACGGCGGCGCTCGCCCTCGACGGGCTGATCCTGCGGATGCTGTGGCGCGGCGAACCGCACACGCCCGCCGACGTGCGCGCGGCGGTCGCCGCGGCGCTTGCCCCGCTCAGCGACGACGACGCAATGACTTCTGCATG
The sequence above is a segment of the Microcella alkaliphila genome. Coding sequences within it:
- a CDS encoding amidase gives rise to the protein MTALHELTALEQWTLIRSGELTPGDLVEHYLARIERLNPRVGALTVVEGDRARDAAARLTETVSTAAPLFGLPLVDKELTARAGQRTTYGSRLFADNVPEASDELARHLDEAGAISLGASAAPEFGLPSYTESRVAPPARTPHALDRGAGGSSGGAAAAVAAGLVPFAPGSDGGGSIRIPAAACGIVGLKPSRGRVPAGSGLASLAGLVVAGPLARTVADAALLLDALVSASPWPFATRAAGPAAEGPFLAHAVRGEGRVQVGVLTESPWQLDYELTIAPEARHALDRAIRHLDAMGHGVDDIDLGPSDDWAGYPDAFRIVWMAAAAGIPAESDAELALLEPLTAWLVARGRELPVARLTAALSWLSGFERRLIARFSSVDVVMTPALALTPRPLGWYDAGDAERNFAQQVQYTPWTSMINVAGLPAITIPMGLSRESDGELSDRPGMPMGVQLIGRPGGEATLLAVAAQLERRLRLPSTPVLD
- a CDS encoding DMT family transporter; the protein is MGYIYLAGAIVAEVIATSFLKLTSGERVVWWAFPIVVVGYIAAFTMLSASLGRGVPLGTAYGIWAGMGVALVAGVSWLVFGETLTIGQLIGIALIIAGVALVELTGDHGATVASGLSAPATLPKA
- a CDS encoding TetR/AcrR family transcriptional regulator; its protein translation is MSPSARREDGPRLTAKGRARRDALLDAALTVIERDGPAALTHRAVAAEAGLPTSAATYYFADIDDLLVSVLRRSIADYDATVGPLDALDVDAAAATIRQYAIDERSTAVAHYELLLLATRRPTLRTDAEHWYTLLERDLATALPEDAPDRATRIRTAALALDGLILRMLWRGEPHTPADVRAAVAAALAPLSDDDAMTSA